A stretch of Peteryoungia algae DNA encodes these proteins:
- a CDS encoding thiamine phosphate synthase, whose protein sequence is MTENRCRLVLIVPDIADPAERSEMLRNALRGGDVASVIIPQYGLDDTVFQKHAELLVPVVQEAGAAALVVDNSRVAGRVKADGLHVSGNAATLAEEFEKHTPKLIVGGGNAMDRHHALEIGEIQPDYIFFGKIDGDIKPEAHTKNVALGEWWSSMIEIPCMVMGGQDPSSAVTVAESGVEFVALGKAVFADPSQAAAIVTRVNAELDEKAPRFAD, encoded by the coding sequence ATGACCGAAAATCGCTGCCGCCTCGTCCTCATCGTTCCCGATATCGCCGATCCCGCCGAGCGCAGCGAGATGCTGCGCAATGCCCTGCGCGGCGGTGACGTCGCCTCGGTGATCATCCCGCAATACGGTCTGGACGATACCGTTTTCCAGAAACATGCCGAGCTGCTCGTGCCCGTGGTCCAGGAAGCGGGTGCTGCAGCACTCGTCGTCGACAACAGCCGGGTCGCCGGGCGGGTCAAGGCGGACGGCCTGCATGTGTCTGGCAATGCGGCGACGCTGGCCGAAGAGTTCGAGAAGCATACGCCGAAGCTCATCGTCGGCGGCGGCAATGCGATGGATCGCCATCATGCGCTGGAGATCGGCGAGATCCAGCCGGACTACATCTTCTTCGGCAAGATCGACGGGGACATCAAGCCGGAGGCCCATACGAAGAATGTGGCACTGGGCGAGTGGTGGTCATCGATGATCGAGATCCCCTGCATGGTGATGGGCGGACAGGACCCGTCTTCGGCTGTGACGGTTGCCGAAAGCGGGGTGGAGTTCGTGGCGCTCGGCAAGGCGGTCTTCGCCGATCCGTCGCAAGCCGCTGCGATTGTGACCCGTGTGAATGCAGAGCTTGACGAAAAAGCGCCACGGTTTGCAGATTGA
- a CDS encoding sulfite exporter TauE/SafE family protein produces MLTDPNFYAVAIPAVALVGLSKGGLGGAFALIGVPLLAFAVPPMQAAAIFLPILLVMDAVALWAWRGYNDRKTLLVMLPGAVIGITLGWATSTYVSADAMRLVLGGISVVFALKYFLESWAAYKGQVTAAASQRPVAGSFWGSLAGYASFVAHAGGPPFQIYVLPLKLDPLTYTGTSTRFFAMLNAIKVIPYFALGELDATNLTLSAALLPVALVSTLAGARLVHFLKPKIFYPLMYGMVLLAGGKLLYDGIAGLFGG; encoded by the coding sequence ATGCTGACAGACCCGAACTTCTATGCCGTCGCCATTCCCGCTGTTGCCCTTGTCGGCCTTTCGAAAGGCGGCCTCGGCGGAGCCTTCGCACTGATCGGCGTGCCGTTGCTGGCCTTCGCCGTGCCGCCCATGCAGGCCGCCGCGATCTTTCTGCCGATCCTGCTCGTCATGGATGCCGTCGCGCTCTGGGCCTGGCGCGGCTACAATGACCGCAAGACACTTCTGGTCATGTTGCCCGGCGCGGTGATCGGCATCACCCTCGGCTGGGCGACATCCACCTATGTCTCTGCCGATGCCATGCGCCTCGTCCTAGGCGGCATCTCCGTCGTCTTTGCCCTGAAATACTTCCTCGAAAGCTGGGCGGCTTACAAGGGACAGGTGACGGCAGCAGCCAGCCAACGCCCCGTCGCCGGCTCTTTCTGGGGCTCGCTTGCGGGCTATGCCAGTTTTGTCGCCCATGCCGGCGGCCCACCCTTCCAGATCTACGTCCTCCCGCTGAAGCTCGACCCGCTCACCTATACCGGCACATCGACCCGCTTCTTTGCGATGCTGAATGCGATCAAGGTCATCCCCTATTTCGCGTTGGGAGAACTGGACGCCACCAATCTGACCCTGTCGGCGGCATTGCTCCCGGTGGCGCTGGTATCGACGCTCGCTGGCGCCCGTCTCGTCCATTTCCTGAAGCCGAAGATCTTCTATCCCCTCATGTATGGCATGGTTCTGCTTGCCGGCGGCAAACTGCTCTATGATGGGATCGCCGGCCTCTTCGGCGGCTGA
- a CDS encoding ArsR/SmtB family transcription factor yields MTNADPFTAIADPNRRHILEDLRRGEKTVNELAGQLPISRPAVSQHLKALLDSGLVDVRSEGTRRIYFIHRPGFDRMNMWLDQFWS; encoded by the coding sequence ATGACGAACGCAGACCCGTTCACGGCGATTGCAGACCCGAACCGGCGACACATCCTCGAGGATCTGCGCCGCGGCGAGAAGACCGTGAACGAGCTCGCCGGCCAGCTGCCGATCAGTCGTCCCGCCGTCTCCCAGCACCTGAAGGCATTGCTGGACAGTGGCCTTGTCGATGTGCGCTCCGAAGGCACCCGCCGCATTTATTTCATTCACCGTCCCGGCTTCGACCGGATGAACATGTGGCTCGACCAGTTCTGGTCGTGA
- a CDS encoding YdcH family protein, producing MTIQAHLESLQKKHGALEEKLHDALASPSVDDRHIAELKRLKLRLKDEMERVRASTRH from the coding sequence ATGACCATACAGGCTCATCTTGAATCGCTGCAGAAGAAGCATGGAGCCCTCGAAGAAAAGCTCCATGATGCGCTTGCATCTCCCTCCGTCGATGATCGGCACATTGCCGAACTGAAGCGCCTCAAACTGCGACTCAAGGATGAAATGGAACGCGTTAGGGCTTCCACACGCCACTGA
- a CDS encoding YdcH family protein — translation MADQEQADVRLSLARLRQEHEDYDAAINAMITVGCDALRVQRMKKKKLSIKDKITALEDQIIPDIIA, via the coding sequence ATGGCCGATCAGGAACAGGCTGACGTTCGGCTCTCTCTGGCGCGGCTTCGCCAGGAGCATGAAGACTACGATGCCGCGATCAACGCCATGATCACGGTCGGGTGCGATGCCTTGCGCGTTCAGCGGATGAAGAAGAAGAAGCTGTCGATCAAGGACAAGATCACCGCGCTGGAAGACCAGATCATCCCCGACATCATTGCATGA
- the purE gene encoding 5-(carboxyamino)imidazole ribonucleotide mutase — translation MTAECPPVAIIMGSQSDWETMKNAADTLDALGVSYEARIVSAHRTPDRMVAFAKGARDEGFKVIIAGAGGAAHLPGMVASLTTLPVFGVPVQSKSMSGLDSLYSIVQMPAGIPVGTLAIGRAGAVNAGLLAARVLAVFDDELEERLDEWVERQTASVAEYPVDEAP, via the coding sequence ATGACAGCAGAGTGCCCGCCCGTCGCCATCATCATGGGAAGCCAGTCCGACTGGGAAACCATGAAAAATGCGGCCGACACGCTCGACGCGCTCGGCGTCTCCTACGAAGCCCGGATCGTATCGGCACATCGCACGCCTGACCGCATGGTTGCCTTTGCCAAGGGCGCCCGTGACGAAGGCTTCAAGGTGATCATTGCCGGTGCCGGGGGCGCTGCCCATCTGCCGGGCATGGTCGCCTCGCTGACCACCCTTCCCGTCTTCGGCGTGCCCGTTCAGTCGAAATCGATGTCTGGCCTCGACAGCCTGTATTCCATCGTCCAGATGCCGGCCGGCATTCCGGTCGGCACGCTCGCCATCGGCCGCGCCGGCGCAGTGAACGCCGGTTTGCTCGCAGCCCGCGTTCTTGCTGTTTTCGATGATGAGCTTGAGGAACGCCTCGACGAATGGGTCGAGCGCCAGACGGCATCCGTCGCCGAATATCCCGTGGACGAGGCCCCATGA
- a CDS encoding 5-(carboxyamino)imidazole ribonucleotide synthase → MTIRTIGIIGGGQLGRMLAMSAARLNFRTVILEPQPDSPAAQLANHQITAAYDDPAALAELARLCDVITYEFENVPVEAAEKLAASIPVYPPPKALQVAQDRLTEKRFLNASGIETARFHAVDSQADLERALSDFDGEGVLKTCRLGYDGKGQKVYRKGDSASGGYEALGSVPLILESFVPFVREISIIAARGIDGEIRCYDPTENVHRNGILHTSTQPAAITPETALAAREAATKLLDGLAYVGVVGMEFFVLGDGSLIANEIAPRVHNSGHWTEAACIVSQFEQHIRAVASLPLGDTVRHSDCVMTNLIGDDIDSVPDWLAKPNVLVHLYGKTEARPGRKMGHITEILPFRS, encoded by the coding sequence ATGACGATCCGAACCATCGGCATCATCGGTGGCGGCCAGCTGGGCCGCATGCTGGCCATGTCTGCCGCCCGTTTGAATTTTCGCACCGTCATCCTCGAGCCGCAGCCCGACAGCCCCGCGGCCCAGCTGGCAAACCACCAGATCACCGCAGCATATGACGACCCGGCAGCGCTGGCCGAACTCGCCCGTCTCTGCGACGTCATCACCTATGAATTCGAAAACGTGCCGGTCGAGGCCGCCGAGAAGCTTGCCGCCAGCATCCCGGTCTATCCGCCGCCGAAGGCGCTCCAGGTCGCCCAGGACCGGCTGACGGAGAAGCGCTTCCTCAATGCATCCGGCATCGAGACCGCGCGCTTCCACGCGGTCGACAGCCAGGCCGACCTCGAACGCGCACTGTCCGACTTCGACGGGGAAGGCGTGTTGAAGACCTGTCGTCTCGGCTATGACGGCAAGGGCCAGAAGGTCTATCGCAAGGGTGATTCTGCATCAGGCGGTTACGAGGCTCTCGGCTCGGTCCCCCTGATCCTGGAAAGCTTCGTGCCCTTCGTCCGCGAAATCTCGATCATCGCCGCCCGCGGCATCGATGGCGAGATCCGCTGCTACGATCCGACGGAAAACGTCCATCGTAACGGCATCCTGCACACCTCGACCCAGCCCGCCGCGATCACCCCTGAGACGGCCCTGGCTGCCCGCGAAGCCGCGACAAAGCTGCTTGATGGCCTCGCTTATGTCGGTGTCGTCGGCATGGAGTTCTTTGTGCTCGGGGATGGCAGCCTGATCGCCAACGAGATCGCGCCGCGCGTCCACAATTCCGGCCACTGGACGGAGGCCGCCTGCATCGTCTCGCAGTTCGAACAGCACATTCGAGCGGTCGCGTCGCTGCCGCTTGGCGACACGGTGCGCCACTCCGATTGCGTGATGACGAATCTGATCGGTGACGACATCGATTCTGTGCCCGACTGGCTCGCCAAGCCCAATGTCCTAGTCCACCTCTACGGCAAGACGGAGGCGCGCCCGGGCCGGAAGATGGGGCACATCACCGAAATCCTGCCGTTTCGCAGCTGA
- the ykgO gene encoding type B 50S ribosomal protein L36 produces the protein MKIKNSLKALKARHRDNRLVRRKGRIYIINKQNPRFKARQG, from the coding sequence ATGAAGATCAAGAACTCGCTGAAAGCGCTTAAAGCCCGTCATCGCGACAACCGTCTGGTTCGCCGCAAGGGTCGTATCTACATCATCAACAAGCAGAACCCGCGCTTCAAGGCTCGCCAGGGCTGA
- a CDS encoding tetratricopeptide repeat protein: protein MRRFSLRLTLSLPLLPALLIAGTVSAQAPQEQGDTQASQAPVEQIPLKPPAKAKTVDDLLGELKRERNPQAARQIASSTMATWSESASPTINLLMQWSAKAAAEKRNAAALDFIDQAITLKPDFVGAWNQRATLHFSMGNYQKSVSDIEKVLDLEPRHFGAIAGLAGILTERGSKEGALKAWERYLDIFPADREAQEIVAKLSEELAGQRT from the coding sequence ATGCGCCGTTTTTCATTGCGACTCACCCTCAGTCTCCCGCTTCTCCCTGCCCTGCTGATCGCAGGCACCGTCTCGGCGCAGGCACCCCAAGAGCAGGGGGACACGCAGGCGAGCCAGGCTCCGGTCGAGCAAATTCCGCTGAAGCCACCGGCAAAGGCCAAGACTGTCGATGACCTGCTGGGCGAACTGAAACGCGAGCGCAATCCGCAGGCCGCACGGCAGATTGCCAGCTCCACCATGGCGACCTGGAGCGAATCGGCAAGCCCGACGATCAATCTCCTGATGCAGTGGTCCGCCAAGGCAGCCGCCGAAAAGCGCAATGCCGCCGCCCTCGACTTCATCGATCAGGCCATCACCCTGAAACCGGATTTCGTCGGCGCCTGGAACCAGCGCGCCACGCTGCATTTCAGCATGGGCAACTATCAGAAGTCTGTTTCCGACATCGAGAAGGTGCTGGATCTGGAGCCCCGCCACTTCGGTGCCATCGCCGGCCTCGCCGGCATCCTGACCGAACGCGGCAGCAAGGAGGGAGCACTGAAGGCCTGGGAGCGCTACCTCGACATCTTCCCGGCCGACCGCGAGGCACAGGAGATCGTCGCCAAGCTCTCGGAAGAGCTGGCCGGCCAGCGGACGTGA
- a CDS encoding alpha/beta fold hydrolase — protein MLIILLALIVVLAALAIATQLRARSIEAGTPNIGDLTDVGGFRLNALHVPAGPDADLPPIVFIHGASGNLRDQAGAFLEPLRGRAELLFIDRPGHGYSERGGPENDTPDGQANALARLMEEKGITRAIIVGHSFGGAISASFGVLHPDKVEGLVFLAAATHPWPGGVDWYYHLASAPIIGPIFCHTLALHAGMMRIEAATEHVFAPNPRPDTYLEDTGPALVLRPSAFRSNATDVAGLHAYVTAFSPRYGEIVRPTVIITGDADEIVLEEIHSKGLARDIAGSELVWIEGLGHKPDYIVTDIVIAALEKIAGEKRDLQAMARLAEPRLAATRVVPQGVAPSLQAGQ, from the coding sequence TTGCTCATCATTCTCCTCGCCCTCATCGTCGTGCTCGCGGCCTTGGCCATTGCCACACAGCTTCGAGCACGCAGCATCGAGGCCGGGACGCCGAACATAGGCGACCTGACCGATGTCGGCGGCTTTCGCCTGAACGCTCTCCACGTGCCCGCAGGGCCTGACGCAGACCTGCCGCCGATCGTCTTCATCCACGGAGCCTCGGGCAACCTGCGCGATCAGGCGGGCGCCTTCCTGGAGCCACTGCGCGGACGCGCGGAACTCCTCTTCATCGACAGGCCGGGCCACGGCTATTCGGAGCGCGGCGGCCCTGAGAACGACACGCCGGACGGACAGGCGAACGCGCTTGCACGCCTGATGGAAGAGAAGGGCATCACCCGGGCCATCATTGTCGGCCACTCCTTCGGCGGCGCCATCTCGGCGAGCTTCGGCGTGCTTCACCCCGACAAGGTCGAGGGTCTGGTCTTTCTCGCCGCGGCGACCCATCCCTGGCCGGGCGGTGTGGACTGGTACTACCACCTCGCCTCCGCGCCGATCATCGGCCCGATCTTCTGCCACACGCTCGCGCTACATGCCGGCATGATGCGGATCGAGGCTGCGACGGAGCATGTCTTCGCACCCAATCCGCGTCCGGACACCTATCTCGAAGACACCGGCCCCGCGCTCGTGCTGCGCCCGTCTGCCTTCCGGTCCAACGCCACGGACGTGGCCGGCCTGCATGCCTATGTCACCGCCTTCTCGCCCCGCTACGGAGAAATCGTCAGGCCGACAGTGATCATCACCGGCGACGCCGACGAGATCGTGCTTGAGGAAATTCATTCCAAGGGCCTTGCCCGCGACATCGCCGGATCGGAACTCGTCTGGATCGAGGGCCTTGGCCACAAGCCGGATTACATCGTGACGGACATCGTCATCGCCGCACTCGAGAAGATTGCGGGCGAGAAGCGCGACCTGCAGGCCATGGCGCGGCTGGCTGAACCGCGTCTCGCGGCCACCCGTGTCGTGCCCCAAGGGGTAGCGCCCTCGCTGCAGGCGGGCCAATAG
- the pyk gene encoding pyruvate kinase, which yields MKRNRKVKILATLGPASSDEAMIRKLHEAGADLFRINMSHSSHEMMRTLIQRIRNVEAICGRPIGILADLQGPKLRVGKFAETTVELKPGQTFTLDSNDAPGDATRVHLPHPEILESVKPGDRLLIDDGKLHLKAVKCDGKTIVTEVVSGTKISDRKGVSLPDTILATGVLTDKDRADLDAVLATNDVDWVALSFIQRPEDLAEVRKIAKGRVGLMSKIEKPQAIERIDEIIALSDALMVARGDLGVEMPLERVPGIQKQLIRACRREGKPVVVATQMLESMITAPVPTRAEVSDVATAVFEGADAIMLSAESASGEYPVEAVATMASIAHTVEREPHYPGIIYAQRAHPEATGADAISLAARQIAETLKLQAIVCYTSSGNTGLRASRERPEVPIIALSPIIQTARRLSVVWGLHCVVSSEPTDLDDMVNRACRIVVEEGFGKPGDRIIMSAGVPLGTPGSTNMLRIAYIGSDGQTGI from the coding sequence ATGAAGCGCAACCGCAAAGTAAAGATCCTCGCCACGCTTGGTCCCGCCTCGTCCGACGAGGCGATGATCCGGAAGCTCCATGAAGCCGGGGCCGATCTTTTCCGCATCAATATGAGCCATTCCAGCCATGAGATGATGCGGACGCTCATTCAGCGCATTCGCAATGTCGAGGCCATCTGTGGTCGCCCGATTGGCATCCTCGCCGACCTGCAGGGACCAAAGCTGCGTGTGGGAAAGTTTGCCGAAACGACCGTCGAGCTGAAGCCCGGCCAGACCTTTACCCTCGACAGCAATGACGCACCCGGTGACGCCACCCGCGTCCACCTGCCGCATCCGGAAATCCTGGAATCGGTGAAGCCGGGCGACCGTCTGCTGATCGATGACGGCAAGCTGCATCTGAAGGCCGTGAAGTGCGACGGCAAGACGATCGTCACCGAAGTCGTATCCGGTACGAAAATCTCCGATCGCAAGGGTGTGAGCCTGCCCGACACCATTCTGGCCACCGGGGTCTTGACCGACAAGGACCGCGCCGACCTCGATGCCGTGCTTGCGACCAACGACGTCGACTGGGTGGCACTCTCCTTCATCCAGCGCCCGGAAGACCTCGCCGAAGTGCGCAAGATCGCCAAGGGCCGCGTGGGCCTGATGTCGAAGATCGAAAAGCCGCAGGCGATCGAGCGCATCGACGAGATCATCGCACTTTCCGACGCGCTGATGGTTGCCCGTGGCGACCTTGGCGTGGAAATGCCGCTCGAGCGCGTTCCAGGCATCCAGAAGCAGCTGATCCGCGCCTGCCGCCGTGAGGGCAAGCCGGTGGTCGTTGCGACCCAGATGCTGGAATCGATGATCACAGCGCCGGTCCCGACCCGCGCCGAAGTCTCTGACGTTGCCACCGCCGTCTTCGAAGGTGCCGATGCGATCATGCTCTCGGCCGAGTCCGCTTCCGGTGAATATCCGGTTGAAGCGGTCGCCACCATGGCCTCGATCGCCCACACAGTCGAACGCGAGCCGCATTATCCCGGTATCATCTACGCCCAGCGTGCCCATCCGGAAGCGACTGGTGCCGATGCGATTTCGCTGGCCGCCCGCCAGATTGCCGAGACGCTCAAGCTGCAGGCAATCGTCTGCTACACGTCTTCGGGCAATACCGGTCTGCGCGCCTCGCGCGAGCGTCCGGAGGTGCCGATCATTGCGCTTTCGCCGATCATCCAGACTGCACGCCGTCTCTCGGTTGTCTGGGGCCTTCACTGCGTCGTCTCGTCCGAGCCGACCGATCTCGACGATATGGTCAACCGCGCCTGCCGCATCGTGGTCGAGGAAGGCTTCGGCAAGCCCGGCGACCGCATCATCATGTCGGCCGGCGTTCCGCTCGGTACGCCCGGCTCGACCAATATGCTGCGCATTGCCTATATCGGCTCTGACGGCCAGACGGGGATCTGA
- a CDS encoding DUF1036 domain-containing protein — protein MLAASAAQAEFRVCNGTQNLVGAAIGYRAEEGWITEGWWQVPAGTCATLIEGELQSRYYYLYAEDAARGGRWTGDINMCVAENEFKIVGVKDCFARGYQQMGFKEYDTGRQGSWMVQLSDTSGTQESQN, from the coding sequence ATGCTGGCAGCCTCGGCCGCCCAGGCAGAATTTCGCGTCTGCAACGGAACGCAGAATCTCGTCGGAGCGGCTATCGGCTACCGGGCAGAAGAAGGCTGGATCACGGAAGGCTGGTGGCAGGTTCCTGCCGGCACCTGCGCCACCCTGATCGAGGGCGAGCTCCAATCGCGTTATTATTATCTCTATGCTGAGGATGCTGCCCGCGGTGGTCGTTGGACCGGTGACATCAACATGTGTGTCGCTGAAAACGAGTTCAAGATCGTTGGCGTGAAGGACTGCTTTGCACGCGGCTATCAGCAAATGGGATTCAAGGAATACGACACCGGCAGGCAGGGGAGCTGGATGGTCCAGCTGTCCGATACGTCGGGCACCCAGGAAAGCCAGAACTGA
- a CDS encoding N-formylglutamate amidohydrolase, which produces MNVSPVFEIVEGRFDAGLVLLADHATNHVPAPYDRLGLPESAFGRHIAYDIGIEPLTRLLAAHLGVPAVMSHFSRLLIDPNRGEDDPTIIMRISDGAIVPGNHPITPEEWQNRIETYHRPYHRAVSDVIARVANASGKAPLVLSLHSYTPAWKGVPRPWHAAVLWDADERAVRPLIDDLEAPGDILVGDNEPYDGALKGDTMYRHCMTTGIPHALLEIRQDLIADEAGVASWAARLAPIFARLNADPKLHQYQLHASRTGPYPPTPVAP; this is translated from the coding sequence ATGAATGTTTCCCCTGTTTTCGAGATTGTGGAAGGCCGTTTCGACGCTGGCCTCGTGCTTCTGGCCGACCATGCGACGAACCATGTGCCCGCCCCCTATGACCGGCTCGGTCTGCCGGAAAGCGCCTTTGGTCGCCATATCGCCTATGACATCGGCATCGAACCGCTGACCCGGTTGCTCGCCGCCCATCTCGGCGTGCCCGCAGTGATGTCGCACTTCTCCCGCCTGCTCATCGATCCGAATCGCGGAGAGGACGATCCCACCATCATCATGCGCATCTCGGATGGTGCGATCGTGCCCGGCAATCATCCAATCACGCCGGAGGAATGGCAGAACCGCATCGAGACCTATCACCGCCCCTATCATCGGGCTGTCTCGGATGTCATCGCTAGGGTCGCGAACGCTTCCGGCAAGGCGCCGCTCGTGCTGTCGCTGCATTCCTATACGCCCGCCTGGAAGGGTGTGCCGCGCCCCTGGCATGCAGCAGTGCTCTGGGACGCCGACGAACGGGCCGTCCGCCCGCTGATCGACGATCTGGAAGCGCCCGGCGACATTCTGGTCGGCGACAACGAACCCTATGACGGCGCGCTGAAGGGCGACACCATGTATCGCCATTGCATGACGACAGGTATCCCCCACGCGCTCCTCGAGATCAGACAGGATCTGATCGCCGACGAAGCCGGCGTCGCATCCTGGGCGGCTCGCCTGGCACCGATCTTCGCTCGCCTCAATGCCGACCCGAAGCTGCACCAATATCAGCTTCACGCCTCGCGGACCGGACCCTATCCGCCGACACCCGTCGCGCCCTGA
- a CDS encoding DUF1244 domain-containing protein, producing the protein MTFPTKDQQIELEAAAFRRLVSHLRNRPDVQNIDLMNLAGFCRNCLSNWYLDAARESGLDLSKDESREIVYGMPYEEWKASHQREASNDQQQAFEKNRPKE; encoded by the coding sequence ATGACGTTCCCTACGAAGGACCAGCAGATCGAACTCGAAGCCGCCGCCTTTCGCCGGCTCGTTTCGCACCTGCGCAATCGTCCGGATGTGCAGAACATCGACCTGATGAACCTCGCTGGCTTCTGCCGCAATTGCCTGTCGAACTGGTATCTCGACGCGGCCCGGGAAAGCGGTCTCGACCTGTCTAAGGACGAAAGCCGCGAGATCGTCTACGGCATGCCCTATGAAGAGTGGAAAGCAAGCCACCAGCGCGAGGCGAGCAACGATCAGCAACAGGCCTTCGAGAAAAACCGCCCGAAGGAATGA
- a CDS encoding DUF2312 domain-containing protein: MSDAAHGVARDQLRAFVERIERLEEEKKTIADDIKDVYGEAKSMGFDTKILKKVIALRKKDDQERMEEDLILDTYLHALGMIESPPEG, encoded by the coding sequence ATGTCTGATGCCGCCCACGGCGTCGCCCGCGACCAGCTCCGTGCCTTTGTCGAACGCATCGAGCGACTGGAAGAAGAAAAGAAGACGATCGCCGACGACATCAAGGACGTCTACGGCGAAGCCAAATCCATGGGCTTCGACACGAAGATCCTGAAAAAGGTCATCGCACTTCGCAAGAAGGACGACCAGGAGCGCATGGAAGAGGACCTGATCCTTGACACCTACCTGCACGCACTGGGCATGATCGAGAGCCCGCCGGAAGGCTGA